The segment aaaaagacaataatatatatatatatatatatatatataatgtaatttttaatatttataggAATGTAATTATCTTCCTAATACATTCactttattttaattattttttcttgtaTGTAGtgtgtaaaaaaaaaaaaaaaactaaaataattaaaataaattaatatctCTATAGAATCAAATATGATGGAAATTACTTATGAATGTGAATATTCcataagaatatataaaaaaggtTACATTTGAATATGTATACATGAAAAAATcatactatatatataatacatttatttgtGTGTTAAAAAAGGTAATAATGTGTTCCTTTAAGTTGAATATTTCATATGTCAAAAATTACAATATTAAAATACATCCTCAATACTTctaatttttaataaatagTAAAATGgtgtattattaaaattataatatttaattgtACTTGTATTTATTCCAAAGTTCAATTATTTCATCCTTTGgattaaaaatatatatatgtccattttttttttttttctctcaaatcattttataatacaaaaatttatttttatcaatGATTATCCtgatgaaatatatatatatatatatatatattatgtatatatgtatggatttatttattttattttatttctttatgATGGTTgtttaaattaatattcaaaacagggtaaaatatattttcatacAAAATGTGCTCAATtgtaaaagaaaaaaatatcatacattaataaaatatatttgaacataattattttttttaagatgAAAATGTGCATCCTTCATATGTTTACTGTAcgagaaaaaaaaaaaataaaaaaaataacaaataaatacggaaaataaatatacgtatattttatatatcaatattgttatgataattatgtgagaaatatatgcattaaaaaaaaaaaaaataataaataaataaataaaaattaaaataaaataaaataaaattttatatatatttaattcatatatatgatttatatcttttacaaaatataaaataaatgatgaaaCATAGTCGAATACACgtaatatattcaaaaaaataggtgtaaaaattgtaataatacatatattataataataaaacaaataaatttaCAGTGAAAGtactattatattattaatacatatatatatatatatatatatatatatatatatatatattataaagaataagGATAAAGTAAGAATGGaagttatatatagaaatattacaaatacATATTTCGATTATAGGagagaaataaaaaagaaaaaaaacagaTTTAAATTAAGAgcatatgaaaaattagatgaagatgaagatacaggaaaagaaaatttattaaatgaaaatgaagatTTGGAAATGCAAGAACAAAGCATGTTACCTCCTTATTGGATAGAAAAAATTGAAGAATGTTCagaagatataaataatatgaaaacaaaattaatacaacttcaaaaattacaaaaaaataaacttTTAAATGctttaaataatgatgaaacACTTACAGAAAATATAACACAACTATCCTCAAAcataacatttttaataaaaaattgtgAACAAAAAATTCAAAGTATCTCCTCAAAAGATTAtgataaagataaaaataatataattgaAAAACTTAAGAATAATGCTAAAAGTAGCTTACTTTCTCAGCTACAATCATTATCACAAACATTTCataaaaatcaaaaaagttatataaaagaatttaaaaaaatgtctAATGCATATGATGACCTTCAACAATATCAAAACTTCAATGATCAAAATGAATTACTTTATCAACAAGAAGAACAACAACACTCATCAgttaatataaacaaaagGAATAGTGACCTGAAAAAAATTGCTGATACTGTAGTAGATCTTCACACaatatttaaagaattatCAGTTATGTTAGTTGATCAAGGATCCTTATTAGATCAAATCGATTATAATATGGAAGCATCCTTGGACAAAAGTGAAAAAGGAATAAACAAATTGAaaattatagaaaaaagagaaaatgataaaatagCAAAAAAATGTGTTTCATACCTTACGAcattaatttttgttttattatttttaattataatcaaACATTTGTATTGATTTGTTttacacacatatatatatatatatatatatggataaACTTTTATGATATTGTTAATTCACAAAAATGGCTAgtttatatgtatatataaaaaaaaaaaaaaaaaaaaaaattaacacctagcttttatatatatgctaAGAAAGCTAGTTTATATTTTAANNNNNNNNNNNNNNNNNNNNNNNNNNNNNNNNNNNNNNNNNNNNNNNNNNNNNNNNNNNNNNNNNNNNNNNNNNNNNNNNNNNNNNNNNNNNNNNNNNNNgaaattttatttttttattcctattgatttaaaaaaattatttatatttattttaaattataaattttttaatatttaaaaaaaaaaaaaaaaaaagaaaaaaaaagaacaaagaaaataaaatgaataaatagtaattaataattataaaatataataatatatcacCAAACAAAACAAACAACTATTACATATTGATAAGTGCAAGATGTGAGAAatgttaataattattacttaaaaaaaaaaattttaatatataaaaatatatttatatattaaatattcataCAAAGGAGGTCGGTAGTCCCATCTCTTTGAACATCATATTCATGTTGTCCGATTCTTCATCgtcatttttattttcatttttattttcattttcgtttttctttttttccttttctaATTTCTTTAGCATCTTCTTTTCCTTTCGTTTTTGGATTCTCCTTTCTTCATCTTCTTGcatatcttttaaatttttcttaGCCTCTTCATATGGATCTTTTTCAACATCCTCtgttttgttttgtttCTTTTCTTTAAGAAGGCTTAaccttttttttacatCATCTAAAGTAACTTTTTTTACCTTCATACTATAACCTAACATCCTGTTATGATTCTTTCCATTAATGTGATCTAAGTATGTTTGTGAATCCTTAAGAACGCAATCACATATTTTACAATAATAGCCTCCTTGTTCATTTTTAGGAGTTTTCTCAGTTAAAAATTGAACTTTACctaaatttttttctaataataaattttcttttctttcttctaataattttctttcCGATGGTGGAGGTGGCTCAAGTttagattttttttttagatcCGGCAacaattttaatattaattcatcttcatcattCTCAACTTTTTCATCAACCTTCTTTTgataatattctttatcCCAAACTTTTCTTCCATAACTATCAATACTTGAGGCAACGTTTTTCTTATTccttttattatcataaacGTCCTCATCATTTTCATAActctttctttttttgcTCATTTTTaggtttttttttaaagcCTTATCTTAtgcatatattatatatatatatatatattaatttatattatataccacattataaaaatcaaatacgaaaaaaaagaaacaaaaaacagaaaaaaaaaaacaaaaaaaaaaagaaaaaaaaaaaagaaaaaaaatatatattatatataattatatcattCATACAACGAAATATGGAATAGCTTTATAATTTACATACTTTTTAagtacatataatatatattgtattggtagaaaaaaaaaaaaaaaattatatataaggTACTATATTTCCTTATAAATgaaacataatatatatattttttttaacttttataaaacgaaaaatatgtatattcaaattttatttttttcttctgaagataatattttattttttttactgGCGTAGTATTTTCATGCtgtattattaatatgtaaaagtcctgaaatatgtataagaaaaaaaatgaaaaaattaagaaccacataaatgtatatatataaaaatgtatacaatatttttaattttatttttatatcattaaatTTAGATGatcaaataaattaattttatatttattttattttattttttttttttttttgaaattttgtgtaagaattataaaaatatatatttattcatataattctgaagagaaaaataagaagaatataaaaataatatataaatattaagaaataatacttttcttttgatttactatttatattgtttatagACTATCATTATTCgttaaataaatatatatgtaggTGTATTctattgaaaaaatatacaaaagGGAATATGGAAGTTTTTATGAAACTGTAAGAATATTTACGGgtgataaaaattaatacttaataatatacaattttCGTAGCACTTATTATTTAGCTGATATAATCTATGATTTATAAAAgtattatacatttattttattgatGTTTATAAGGAATTATCATAATAGTTAAAAGGATAATCATTTTCTTAACACATAGATCAAAGAAGACAACATTAAAAGAAGTATAAATCACGaatttattcttatatcatacttttaaaaatgaatgcTACTGAAAATAATTCTGTAGATTTAGAACCGTTTAACTCCATATTAGACCGAAAATActttccatatttttttttcctatttgagatatattcttttataagtattttttgtttatttgattataataatgtaaacAGAACAAAACAAAGTATTAAAACGAACcttattttatgttttatggcatctattaatatagggctttccatatattttttattgttatattttgatGTTTGTGTTTGAAACTATTCACTATAATACATTAGAAgtgaataaaaattttattttatattaattttttttttttttttttatgtaaacatatatatattactaatttatcatatttgtgaataatttcttttagTAATAAGTTAAACATGgaaaagaattaaatatatatatatatatatatatattatacatattatgtaaaataaaatattttgtgATATAAGtgttattttaaaagacccccaaatttttttatatggaaaaattaaatagtagtttattataaaatggTTATATGATAATCCATTCTTGGAAACACATATgtaaaatgaaataataaaataatacatatatcgtagggaaaaaagaaaagtaaatatgataatgtatattcattaaatacaaattatcatattaatttgtatatataaaaaataaaattaaataaataatcataataaatataatattgtaatGAAGCATAAATcaaaatacatattatatacataatcAATCTTAAAAACAACAGAAAATATTCTTAAAGTCTCCTAGTCTTcttttgtaatatattgCTGTTCCATCCTAacaaatttataaaatgaaaaagaaaaaaattataaaaaattattattgcATAGATAatgtttaaatatatatatatatatatatataaaatgaatataataaaaatatttagtATGTTTAAATTTGTTATACTTTCAAGTACTCAATACGATATTTTAGattatctttttttgttgGTTTTTGTGAATAAATTATGTTACCATTAAAGAAACTAGGAGTTTCCTCGTAAGTAACATTTGATGAATCTAACAATTCCCTAACCTTCTCATGAGTCATATGATCACCATAAAAATGTTTACTTtccatttttaaaaaaaagtatgattcttaatttatgtatatataaatggaCAAGAAGAAAACTTTTAcagagaaaaaaataaaatattttataccaatatattaataatcttattattattactaaattaaattcataaatatataaatttaaatatcAAAATTTGTAATTATAACATGATTTTTTAAGGAAAATAAGGGATTTGagaaattatatttttattattttataagaatgcttataaatatgtttcataatattatatcattattgtttttattacatatatatatatatatatatatatatttaaatttatttatttattattattatttttttttttaatattccaaaatatctttatattaCCAAATGGCTTTCTAGTGAGCTATTTTGGTGTAgactaaaaaaaaaaaaaaaaaaaaatatgtcTATATAAAAGTTGGTCATGcaaaaagagaaaaaataaaagagtcatttgataaaaattataaaatatattatgaacgttcatatatatatatatatatatatatatttattttttatttttttatttatttttttttttttgtgatATATTGCAAATTAGCTATTCATGTAATTTATTAAGCTAATATTAAAATAGATccattataatatgtatatatgtttctttttattccacatattttttgttcctttatattgtatatatatatatatatatatattttttttgttattatttatttttttattattcataaaaacAGTTGGGCACATATTATCAAAACTCACATATGGtagttatataaaatatatatatatatatatacatatatataacagATATGTGCAAACTTAAAAAACATGTTAAACGTTATTACAACATAGTtaatgattttttttttatcatatgaaaataatatattgtgGTGTTAAGTTTGGagttatataattatcttCATTTGGAAATTAACTTTCtcttcaatattttttagatatcccttaattatttaattattttttatataaaaaaataggAACTATTTTCTCTACTTATATGTGTGCAACAAATAAACTTGTCCTCATAGAGACTGGATGAAGGAGccatttaaatatataacataacataatacacatataaaaaacaaatatatcataaagTGAATATGCtcttatatattctatttgatatgaattatatatttttatttttctccTTATAATGGTAAGGTACAACTGgaattaatttatttatttatttatttttttttttttcctcattttatattatatctaCATATACTGTAAACaatcttttttattttaagGAGAACCACCCAGAAAATgtgtttttatatattataccccatgttataaaattatataaaaattattaacatGTTTTTTTCGATTTTTTGTagaattaatatatatatatttacatatataacatttcGAAAAGTATGTGGAAAATTAAAATTCCATacaatttattttgtttgaatttttaatatttaatagaacaatcctttcttttttttatttttttttttttactctagtacaaaataaaaaatttttaaataattaattttttcttaatttttatcaaaaatatatttatttcataaatttattaattttttaattaaatgATAGAATCATACggtacatatttttttcaacctttttataatatatatatatatatatatattagaacaaataaaatattatttaataattagatatagaaaatttttaatttttaattttaaataaaaaaaaatatatatatatatatatatttatatatatatatttatatttatttaattatttatatgtagATGTGTACTTAATTGTAATGTGTtcaaattttaaaatatataacgACACATGAATgatttttcttatttataaatattataatttatgagtagagaaaaaattattccactatttgatattataagagtaaaaaaaaaaaaaaaaaaaatgggtacgtaaatatttttttaaatatgtatatataaggaatttttatttatactgaaaaaatgaaagtTACTATATGAACAAATGTTTAGTGAGTAATCATTAATCTTGTTCTAACActaattttttgtatacaatatgtaaataaataaatatatatatatatatatttatatttatatatgtgtaataTTAAGGAAAATAATGTTTCCCAGTTTTAATAATccatattttaatataaataaaaaatgtcTACAGAAAGAAAATAGGATTGATATGAATCCAAATAAAGTAGAGGGAACAGAAGTAACTAATGAACTATATCTTCAATTtcaaaatgaaataaatatatttataaattgCATAAATGGacatgaaaaaaaaaataaagaaattaatTATGTAGAAACCTCCCATGTAATGGCTGGTTCTGAAGACgaattcattttttatttaagaaatataCAAGATAACCAAGAGAAGGAAAAGaatagaaaagaaaaacaatTACGTAGTCACATCATTAATTATAGTGAGtataataagaattatACAACAACACAACATATATGGAACGGAGGTGATATAGAGAAAAAACacaagaagaaaaaaaaaaattatagtTCTAATTCtatggaaaaatata is part of the Plasmodium reichenowi strain SY57 chromosome 12, whole genome shotgun sequence genome and harbors:
- a CDS encoding hypothetical protein (conserved Plasmodium protein, unknown function) yields the protein MNATENNSVDLEPFNSILDRKYFPYFFFLFEIYSFISIFCLFDYNNVNRTKQSIKTNLILCFMASINIGLSIYFLLLYFDVCV
- a CDS encoding syntaxin, Qa-SNARE family — translated: MEVIYRNITNTYFDYRREIKKKKNRFKLRAYEKLDEDEDTGKENLLNENEDLEMQEQSMLPPYWIEKIEECSEDINNMKTKLIQLQKLQKNKLLNALNNDETLTENITQLSSNITFLIKNCEQKIQSISSKDYDKDKNNIIEKLKNNAKSSLLSQLQSLSQTFHKNQKSYIKEFKKMSNAYDDLQQYQNFNDQNELLYQQEEQQHSSVNINKRNSDLKKIADTVVDLHTIFKELSVMLVDQGSLLDQIDYNMEASLDKSEKGINKLKIIEKRENDKIAKKCVSYLTTLIFVLLFLIIIKHLY
- a CDS encoding zinc finger protein, putative — protein: MSKKRKSYENDEDVYDNKRNKKNVASSIDSYGRKVWDKEYYQKKVDEKVENDEDELILKLLPDLKKKSKLEPPPPSERKLLEERKENLLLEKNLGKVQFLTEKTPKNEQGGYYCKICDCVLKDSQTYLDHINGKNHNRMLGYSMKVKKVTLDDVKKRLSLLKEKKQNKTEDVEKDPYEEAKKNLKDMQEDEERRIQKRKEKKMLKKLEKEKKKNENENKNENKNDDEESDNMNMMFKEMGLPTSFV
- a CDS encoding hypothetical protein (conserved Plasmodium protein, unknown function), with translation MESKHFYGDHMTHEKVRELLDSSNVTYEETPSFFNGNIIYSQKPTKKDNLKYRIEYLKDGTAIYYKRRLGDFKNIFCCF